The Candidatus Buchananbacteria bacterium CG10_big_fil_rev_8_21_14_0_10_42_9 sequence NNNNNNNNNNNNNATATGGCGCAATCCAGATACGGTTAAGATCATTCATAATGATGAGGGGGAAGTTCTCTACACCTCTCGCTCACCCGTGCCTTATTATAAGGGAGCTTTTTCTCCAGAGCTTATGGCACGACGAATTTATGGAATTTTTGCATTTCGCTGGAAATACCTCAAACTCTTTACCGATCATGCGGAAACGCGTCTCGAAAAACTTGAATCCTGTGATAGCAACCGAATTCTTGATATGCCGTTTCGGCAATACATTGCGCCTTATCCACACATAA is a genomic window containing:
- a CDS encoding 3-deoxy-manno-octulosonate cytidylyltransferase, producing IWRNPDTVKIIHNDEGEVLYTSRSPVPYYKGAFSPELMARRIYGIFAFRWKYLKLFTDHAETRLEKLESCDSNRILDMPFRQYIAPYPHIKSFSVDSPEDVELVEKHMKSDDYWDLYK